One region of Salvelinus sp. IW2-2015 linkage group LG1, ASM291031v2, whole genome shotgun sequence genomic DNA includes:
- the LOC111967002 gene encoding AMP deaminase 2 isoform X1, whose translation MSSSSSEGQGKSKSPLRKRGSLQSTTSPDLRGVAGQAKPLNPQRSLPGTPITHTLKHFPINLRTSMDGKYKEIAEELFTRSLTESEMRTAPYEFPEDSPIEQLEERRQRLERQISQDIKLEPEILLRIKQEFMKIDSAADLEFMNELGGVDRTDDGWMKERVLPMEREYQRVSISGEEKCGVPFTDLVDAAKCVVKALFIREKYIALSIQNFCKTTARELGELGEKPLDLRIYEEIPETPVDADAPVHPPVSETHPYENQDTKNMPADTGYSCKMVDGVMHVYTKKSPMEKSTELDLPYPDLKEYIADMNVMMALIINGPVKSFCYRRLQYLSSKFQMHILLNEMKELAAQKKVPHRDFYNIRKVDTHIHASSCMNQKHLLRFIKRAMKKYPGEIVHMEHGRGQTLMEVFESMNLTAFDLSVDTLDMHADRNTFHRFDKFNAKYNPIGESILREIFIKTDNHIEGKYFGHMIKEVMADLEESKYQNVELRLSIYGRSRDEWDKLAQWAVKHQVYSDNVRWLIQVPRLFDVYRTKKQLANFQEMMENIFMPLFEVTINPRSHPELHLFLQHVVGFDSVDDESKPEHHIFNIDSPLPANWTEEDNPPYSYYLYYTYANMAVLNHLRRRRGFHTFVLRPHCGEAGPVHHLVSGFMLSENISHGLLLRKAPVLQYLYYLAQIGIAMSPLSNNSLFLSYHRNPLPEYLSRGLMVSLSTDDPLQFHFTKEPLMEEYSIATQVWKLSSCDMCELARNSVLMSGFSHKAKSYWLGPKYSKEGPESNDIRRTNVPDIRVAYRSETLLEELNLITHAVRTKELDNIDEEDTLSMAPVGAEGR comes from the exons ATCTGCGTGGTGTAGCAGGGCAGGCCAAGCCCCTGAATCCTCAGCGCTCCCTCCCTGGGACGCccatcactcacacactcaaacacttcCCCATCAACCTGCGTACATCCATGGACGGAAAGTACAAGGAGATCGCCGAG GAGCTGTTCACTCGTAGCCTGACGGAGAGTGAGATGCGCACCGCTCCTTATGAGTTCCCTGAGGACAGCCCAATCGAGCAGCTGGAGGAGAGACGCCAACGCCTGGAGAGGCAGATCAGCCAGGACATCAa GCTTGAGCCAGAGATCCTGCTCCGCATCAAACAGGAGTTCATGAAAATTGACAGTGCTGCCGACCTAGA gtTTATGAATGAGCTGGGTGGTGTGGACAGGACGGATGATGGCTGGATGAAGGAGAGAGTATTACCGATGGAGCGAGAGTACCAGCGTGTCTCAATATCAGGGGAGGAGAAGTGTGGG GTGCCCTTCACAGACCTGGTTGATGCAGCTAAATGTGTGGTGAAGGCCCTGTTCATCAGGGAGAAGTACATCGCTCTGTCCATTCAGAACTTCTGTAAGACCACTGCCCGAGAGCTGGGAGAGCTGGGAGAGAAACCCCTGGACCTACGCATCTATGAGGAGATCCCTGAGACCCCTGTTGATGCAG ATGCTCCAGTCCACCCCCCTGTCTCAGAGACTCACCCCTATGAAAACCAGGACACCAAGAACATGCCTGCAGACACAGGGTACAGCTGTAAGATGGTGGATGGGGTCATGCATGTCTACACCAAGAAGAGTCCCATGGAGAA GAGTACAGAGTTGGACCTGCCTTACCCAGACCTGAAGGAGTACATCGCTGACATGAATGTCATGATGGCTCTCATTATTAACGGACCAGT aaagTCGTTCTGCTACCGCCGGCTGCAATACCTGAGCTCTAAGTTCCAGATGCACATCCTGCTGAACGAGATGAAGGAGCTGGCAGCCCAGAAGAAGGTTCCTCACCGCGACTTCTACAACATCCGCAAg gtgGACACCCACATCCATGCCTCATCTTGTATGAACCAGAAGCACCTGCTGCGCTTTATCAAGCGGGCCATGAAGAAGTACCCTGGGGAGATAGTCCACATGGAGCACGGGCGGGGACAGACCCTCATGGAGGTGTTTGAGAGCATGAACCTGACCGCCTTTGACCTGAGTGTGGACACACTGGACATGCACGCG GACCGCAACACGTTCCATCGCTTCGACAAGTTCAATGCCAAATACAACCCCATCGGGGAATCCATCCTGAGAGAGATCTTCATCAAGACAGACAACCACATTGAGGGCAAATACTTTGGCCACATGATCAAG GAGGTGATGGCTGACCTAGAGGAGAGTAAGTACCAGAATGTGGAGCTGCGTCTGTCCATCTACGGCCGCTCCCGGGACGAGTGGGACAAGCTGGCCCAGTGGGCCGTCAAACACCAAGTCTACTCTGACAACGTGCGCTGGCTCATCCAAGTGCCCCGCCTTTT TGATGTGTACCGCACCAAGAAGCAGCTGGCTAACTTCCAGGAGATGATGGAGAACATCTTCATGCCTCTGTTTGAGGTCACCATTAACCCCCGCAGCCACCCTGAGCTGCACCTCTTCCTCCAGCAT GTGGTGGGCTTTGACAGTGTGGATGACGAGTCCAAGCCGGAGCACCACATCTTCAACATAGACAGCCCCCTACCAGCCAACTGGACAGAGGAGGACAACCCTCCCTACTCCTACTACCTCTACTACACCTACGCCAACATGGCTGTGCTCAACCACCTACGCAG GAGGCGTGGCTTCCACACGTTTGTGCTGCGCCCTCACTGCGGGGAGGCGGGGCCTGTCCACCACCTGGTGTCGGGTTTCATGCTTTCAGAGAACATCTCTCACGGGCTGCTGCTCAGGAAG GCACCAGTGCTGCAGTACCTGTACTACCTGGCTCAGATTGGCATTGCCATGTCCCCCCTGAGCAACAACAGCCTGTTCCTCAGCTACCACCGCAACCCCCTGCCTGAGTATCTGTCCAGAGGCCTCATGGTCTCTCTGTCCACTGACGACCCCCTACAGTTCCACTTCACCAAG gAGCCCCTGATGGAGGAGTACAGCATCGCCACACAGGTGTGGAAGCTCAGCTCCTGTGACATGTGTGAGCTGGCCAGGAACAGCGTCCTTATGAGCGGCTTCTCCCACAAG GCAAAGAGTTACTGGCTGGGGCCCAAATATAGCAAAGAGGGCCCAGAGAGCAACGATATCCGTCGCACCAACGTCCCGGACATCCGCGTGGCATACCGCAGTGAGACCCTGCTGGAGGAGCTCAACCTCATCACCCACGCTGTGCGCACCAAGGAGCTGGACAACATCGACGAGGAGGACACCCTCTCCATGGCTCCCGTCGGGGCAGAAGGACGCTAA
- the LOC111967002 gene encoding AMP deaminase 2 isoform X3 produces the protein MDGKYKEIAEELFTRSLTESEMRTAPYEFPEDSPIEQLEERRQRLERQISQDIKLEPEILLRIKQEFMKIDSAADLEFMNELGGVDRTDDGWMKERVLPMEREYQRVSISGEEKCGVPFTDLVDAAKCVVKALFIREKYIALSIQNFCKTTARELGELGEKPLDLRIYEEIPETPVDADAPVHPPVSETHPYENQDTKNMPADTGYSCKMVDGVMHVYTKKSPMEKSTELDLPYPDLKEYIADMNVMMALIINGPVKSFCYRRLQYLSSKFQMHILLNEMKELAAQKKVPHRDFYNIRKVDTHIHASSCMNQKHLLRFIKRAMKKYPGEIVHMEHGRGQTLMEVFESMNLTAFDLSVDTLDMHADRNTFHRFDKFNAKYNPIGESILREIFIKTDNHIEGKYFGHMIKEVMADLEESKYQNVELRLSIYGRSRDEWDKLAQWAVKHQVYSDNVRWLIQVPRLFDVYRTKKQLANFQEMMENIFMPLFEVTINPRSHPELHLFLQHVVGFDSVDDESKPEHHIFNIDSPLPANWTEEDNPPYSYYLYYTYANMAVLNHLRRRRGFHTFVLRPHCGEAGPVHHLVSGFMLSENISHGLLLRKAPVLQYLYYLAQIGIAMSPLSNNSLFLSYHRNPLPEYLSRGLMVSLSTDDPLQFHFTKEPLMEEYSIATQVWKLSSCDMCELARNSVLMSGFSHKAKSYWLGPKYSKEGPESNDIRRTNVPDIRVAYRSETLLEELNLITHAVRTKELDNIDEEDTLSMAPVGAEGR, from the exons ATGGACGGAAAGTACAAGGAGATCGCCGAG GAGCTGTTCACTCGTAGCCTGACGGAGAGTGAGATGCGCACCGCTCCTTATGAGTTCCCTGAGGACAGCCCAATCGAGCAGCTGGAGGAGAGACGCCAACGCCTGGAGAGGCAGATCAGCCAGGACATCAa GCTTGAGCCAGAGATCCTGCTCCGCATCAAACAGGAGTTCATGAAAATTGACAGTGCTGCCGACCTAGA gtTTATGAATGAGCTGGGTGGTGTGGACAGGACGGATGATGGCTGGATGAAGGAGAGAGTATTACCGATGGAGCGAGAGTACCAGCGTGTCTCAATATCAGGGGAGGAGAAGTGTGGG GTGCCCTTCACAGACCTGGTTGATGCAGCTAAATGTGTGGTGAAGGCCCTGTTCATCAGGGAGAAGTACATCGCTCTGTCCATTCAGAACTTCTGTAAGACCACTGCCCGAGAGCTGGGAGAGCTGGGAGAGAAACCCCTGGACCTACGCATCTATGAGGAGATCCCTGAGACCCCTGTTGATGCAG ATGCTCCAGTCCACCCCCCTGTCTCAGAGACTCACCCCTATGAAAACCAGGACACCAAGAACATGCCTGCAGACACAGGGTACAGCTGTAAGATGGTGGATGGGGTCATGCATGTCTACACCAAGAAGAGTCCCATGGAGAA GAGTACAGAGTTGGACCTGCCTTACCCAGACCTGAAGGAGTACATCGCTGACATGAATGTCATGATGGCTCTCATTATTAACGGACCAGT aaagTCGTTCTGCTACCGCCGGCTGCAATACCTGAGCTCTAAGTTCCAGATGCACATCCTGCTGAACGAGATGAAGGAGCTGGCAGCCCAGAAGAAGGTTCCTCACCGCGACTTCTACAACATCCGCAAg gtgGACACCCACATCCATGCCTCATCTTGTATGAACCAGAAGCACCTGCTGCGCTTTATCAAGCGGGCCATGAAGAAGTACCCTGGGGAGATAGTCCACATGGAGCACGGGCGGGGACAGACCCTCATGGAGGTGTTTGAGAGCATGAACCTGACCGCCTTTGACCTGAGTGTGGACACACTGGACATGCACGCG GACCGCAACACGTTCCATCGCTTCGACAAGTTCAATGCCAAATACAACCCCATCGGGGAATCCATCCTGAGAGAGATCTTCATCAAGACAGACAACCACATTGAGGGCAAATACTTTGGCCACATGATCAAG GAGGTGATGGCTGACCTAGAGGAGAGTAAGTACCAGAATGTGGAGCTGCGTCTGTCCATCTACGGCCGCTCCCGGGACGAGTGGGACAAGCTGGCCCAGTGGGCCGTCAAACACCAAGTCTACTCTGACAACGTGCGCTGGCTCATCCAAGTGCCCCGCCTTTT TGATGTGTACCGCACCAAGAAGCAGCTGGCTAACTTCCAGGAGATGATGGAGAACATCTTCATGCCTCTGTTTGAGGTCACCATTAACCCCCGCAGCCACCCTGAGCTGCACCTCTTCCTCCAGCAT GTGGTGGGCTTTGACAGTGTGGATGACGAGTCCAAGCCGGAGCACCACATCTTCAACATAGACAGCCCCCTACCAGCCAACTGGACAGAGGAGGACAACCCTCCCTACTCCTACTACCTCTACTACACCTACGCCAACATGGCTGTGCTCAACCACCTACGCAG GAGGCGTGGCTTCCACACGTTTGTGCTGCGCCCTCACTGCGGGGAGGCGGGGCCTGTCCACCACCTGGTGTCGGGTTTCATGCTTTCAGAGAACATCTCTCACGGGCTGCTGCTCAGGAAG GCACCAGTGCTGCAGTACCTGTACTACCTGGCTCAGATTGGCATTGCCATGTCCCCCCTGAGCAACAACAGCCTGTTCCTCAGCTACCACCGCAACCCCCTGCCTGAGTATCTGTCCAGAGGCCTCATGGTCTCTCTGTCCACTGACGACCCCCTACAGTTCCACTTCACCAAG gAGCCCCTGATGGAGGAGTACAGCATCGCCACACAGGTGTGGAAGCTCAGCTCCTGTGACATGTGTGAGCTGGCCAGGAACAGCGTCCTTATGAGCGGCTTCTCCCACAAG GCAAAGAGTTACTGGCTGGGGCCCAAATATAGCAAAGAGGGCCCAGAGAGCAACGATATCCGTCGCACCAACGTCCCGGACATCCGCGTGGCATACCGCAGTGAGACCCTGCTGGAGGAGCTCAACCTCATCACCCACGCTGTGCGCACCAAGGAGCTGGACAACATCGACGAGGAGGACACCCTCTCCATGGCTCCCGTCGGGGCAGAAGGACGCTAA
- the LOC111967002 gene encoding AMP deaminase 2 isoform X2, with product MAGDLRGVAGQAKPLNPQRSLPGTPITHTLKHFPINLRTSMDGKYKEIAEELFTRSLTESEMRTAPYEFPEDSPIEQLEERRQRLERQISQDIKLEPEILLRIKQEFMKIDSAADLEFMNELGGVDRTDDGWMKERVLPMEREYQRVSISGEEKCGVPFTDLVDAAKCVVKALFIREKYIALSIQNFCKTTARELGELGEKPLDLRIYEEIPETPVDADAPVHPPVSETHPYENQDTKNMPADTGYSCKMVDGVMHVYTKKSPMEKSTELDLPYPDLKEYIADMNVMMALIINGPVKSFCYRRLQYLSSKFQMHILLNEMKELAAQKKVPHRDFYNIRKVDTHIHASSCMNQKHLLRFIKRAMKKYPGEIVHMEHGRGQTLMEVFESMNLTAFDLSVDTLDMHADRNTFHRFDKFNAKYNPIGESILREIFIKTDNHIEGKYFGHMIKEVMADLEESKYQNVELRLSIYGRSRDEWDKLAQWAVKHQVYSDNVRWLIQVPRLFDVYRTKKQLANFQEMMENIFMPLFEVTINPRSHPELHLFLQHVVGFDSVDDESKPEHHIFNIDSPLPANWTEEDNPPYSYYLYYTYANMAVLNHLRRRRGFHTFVLRPHCGEAGPVHHLVSGFMLSENISHGLLLRKAPVLQYLYYLAQIGIAMSPLSNNSLFLSYHRNPLPEYLSRGLMVSLSTDDPLQFHFTKEPLMEEYSIATQVWKLSSCDMCELARNSVLMSGFSHKAKSYWLGPKYSKEGPESNDIRRTNVPDIRVAYRSETLLEELNLITHAVRTKELDNIDEEDTLSMAPVGAEGR from the exons ATCTGCGTGGTGTAGCAGGGCAGGCCAAGCCCCTGAATCCTCAGCGCTCCCTCCCTGGGACGCccatcactcacacactcaaacacttcCCCATCAACCTGCGTACATCCATGGACGGAAAGTACAAGGAGATCGCCGAG GAGCTGTTCACTCGTAGCCTGACGGAGAGTGAGATGCGCACCGCTCCTTATGAGTTCCCTGAGGACAGCCCAATCGAGCAGCTGGAGGAGAGACGCCAACGCCTGGAGAGGCAGATCAGCCAGGACATCAa GCTTGAGCCAGAGATCCTGCTCCGCATCAAACAGGAGTTCATGAAAATTGACAGTGCTGCCGACCTAGA gtTTATGAATGAGCTGGGTGGTGTGGACAGGACGGATGATGGCTGGATGAAGGAGAGAGTATTACCGATGGAGCGAGAGTACCAGCGTGTCTCAATATCAGGGGAGGAGAAGTGTGGG GTGCCCTTCACAGACCTGGTTGATGCAGCTAAATGTGTGGTGAAGGCCCTGTTCATCAGGGAGAAGTACATCGCTCTGTCCATTCAGAACTTCTGTAAGACCACTGCCCGAGAGCTGGGAGAGCTGGGAGAGAAACCCCTGGACCTACGCATCTATGAGGAGATCCCTGAGACCCCTGTTGATGCAG ATGCTCCAGTCCACCCCCCTGTCTCAGAGACTCACCCCTATGAAAACCAGGACACCAAGAACATGCCTGCAGACACAGGGTACAGCTGTAAGATGGTGGATGGGGTCATGCATGTCTACACCAAGAAGAGTCCCATGGAGAA GAGTACAGAGTTGGACCTGCCTTACCCAGACCTGAAGGAGTACATCGCTGACATGAATGTCATGATGGCTCTCATTATTAACGGACCAGT aaagTCGTTCTGCTACCGCCGGCTGCAATACCTGAGCTCTAAGTTCCAGATGCACATCCTGCTGAACGAGATGAAGGAGCTGGCAGCCCAGAAGAAGGTTCCTCACCGCGACTTCTACAACATCCGCAAg gtgGACACCCACATCCATGCCTCATCTTGTATGAACCAGAAGCACCTGCTGCGCTTTATCAAGCGGGCCATGAAGAAGTACCCTGGGGAGATAGTCCACATGGAGCACGGGCGGGGACAGACCCTCATGGAGGTGTTTGAGAGCATGAACCTGACCGCCTTTGACCTGAGTGTGGACACACTGGACATGCACGCG GACCGCAACACGTTCCATCGCTTCGACAAGTTCAATGCCAAATACAACCCCATCGGGGAATCCATCCTGAGAGAGATCTTCATCAAGACAGACAACCACATTGAGGGCAAATACTTTGGCCACATGATCAAG GAGGTGATGGCTGACCTAGAGGAGAGTAAGTACCAGAATGTGGAGCTGCGTCTGTCCATCTACGGCCGCTCCCGGGACGAGTGGGACAAGCTGGCCCAGTGGGCCGTCAAACACCAAGTCTACTCTGACAACGTGCGCTGGCTCATCCAAGTGCCCCGCCTTTT TGATGTGTACCGCACCAAGAAGCAGCTGGCTAACTTCCAGGAGATGATGGAGAACATCTTCATGCCTCTGTTTGAGGTCACCATTAACCCCCGCAGCCACCCTGAGCTGCACCTCTTCCTCCAGCAT GTGGTGGGCTTTGACAGTGTGGATGACGAGTCCAAGCCGGAGCACCACATCTTCAACATAGACAGCCCCCTACCAGCCAACTGGACAGAGGAGGACAACCCTCCCTACTCCTACTACCTCTACTACACCTACGCCAACATGGCTGTGCTCAACCACCTACGCAG GAGGCGTGGCTTCCACACGTTTGTGCTGCGCCCTCACTGCGGGGAGGCGGGGCCTGTCCACCACCTGGTGTCGGGTTTCATGCTTTCAGAGAACATCTCTCACGGGCTGCTGCTCAGGAAG GCACCAGTGCTGCAGTACCTGTACTACCTGGCTCAGATTGGCATTGCCATGTCCCCCCTGAGCAACAACAGCCTGTTCCTCAGCTACCACCGCAACCCCCTGCCTGAGTATCTGTCCAGAGGCCTCATGGTCTCTCTGTCCACTGACGACCCCCTACAGTTCCACTTCACCAAG gAGCCCCTGATGGAGGAGTACAGCATCGCCACACAGGTGTGGAAGCTCAGCTCCTGTGACATGTGTGAGCTGGCCAGGAACAGCGTCCTTATGAGCGGCTTCTCCCACAAG GCAAAGAGTTACTGGCTGGGGCCCAAATATAGCAAAGAGGGCCCAGAGAGCAACGATATCCGTCGCACCAACGTCCCGGACATCCGCGTGGCATACCGCAGTGAGACCCTGCTGGAGGAGCTCAACCTCATCACCCACGCTGTGCGCACCAAGGAGCTGGACAACATCGACGAGGAGGACACCCTCTCCATGGCTCCCGTCGGGGCAGAAGGACGCTAA